One window of the Rhipicephalus sanguineus isolate Rsan-2018 chromosome 4, BIME_Rsan_1.4, whole genome shotgun sequence genome contains the following:
- the LOC125758215 gene encoding uncharacterized protein LOC125758215: MLYLILMVTVDFGDEQVSSCIRLHTLILAVRPVLIAGTAYTAIFGNLISLNTVPTRNAVLVNLGCNATQCAVSWWSWAMMALPAALTCCLICWIYACCASLVTCDEEVEEQTHADMSNCARARNDRS, from the exons ATGCTCTACCTAATTTTGATGGTTACAGTCGACTTCGGAGATGAGCAAGTCTCTTCGTGCATACGTCTGCATAC ACTGATCCTGGCAGTCAGACCCGTGCTAATCGCCGGGACCGCGTACACCGCAATTTTCGGGAACCTCATAAGCCTCAACACGGTGCCTACGCGCAACGCCGTTCTGGTCAACCTCGGCTG CAACGCCACCCAGTGTGCCGTAAGCTGGTGGAGTTGGGCGATGATGGCGCTGCCCGCGGCCCTCACCTGCTGCCTCATCTGTTGGATTTACGCCTGCTGTGCCAGCCTGGTCACCTG cgaCGAAGAAGTCGAGGAGCAGACGCACGCAGACATGTCCAACTGCGCTCGAGCGCGCAACGATCGCAGCTAG
- the LOC119391135 gene encoding uncharacterized protein LOC119391135, producing the protein MQPLFLSLQLVVLLLSLFLPSSFIVVLGTVFIERFVAVVQREIIAFDQKSGPRAPTNSSTQNFVEDIRRQRWQRRMATGGSSRKARRVSLVTETDMASDASRGSSLVHQYNMHPERLEERAFDAPKKAKRKLRRKTSFSSPEVTSNGAVWACRLPTRTIRSFASQKVQPSSILKGSSSKGKEQESGTHSPCRTATATKTTKPETTTPKSRQQPGSRVDVVRTVESDDDGGSSRTPSRESSSKSMDEPAKRALVKLVDKPGVEPSVIQQTTSGPADDKPRGSGRLVEPAPAEDVAPPSPGEELSGLQQLHQTPSALTPSTTMLSPSTSPFSVSSHSSASSTPQVTVLEVWNTAPVGACGEDKVESYATWASHVMSGPGSRLLLPGDEEAAAASSSLGRSTESTTMKTAVEDEPQPSKSTSVAPENGRSVVKRDTALGFHSQKETEQSGWKLLQLIHGLHTQTASEFCQLQKNAASPPDSSAERLFEVRGLFKSARSSVSAQSSPQRQQESPASRRVSLTLMDNDTEMAATMNGVVTTRRCVMYDSARRRTAAAGRNENGTSARRIIASQPYLGGEAASSYREELAHTV; encoded by the exons ATGCAGCCGCTCTTTCTGAGCCTGCAGCTGGTGGTGCTTCTGCTGAGCCTGTTCCTGCCCAGCTCGTTCATCGTCGTCCTCGGCACCGTCTTCATCGAGCGCTTCGTCGCCGTCGTGCAGCGCGAGATCATTGCGTTCGACCAGAAGAGCGGCCCACGCGCACCCACCAACAGCTCAACGCAGAACTTCGTCGAGGACATCCG gcgtcagcgctggcagcgtcGAATGGCCACCGGCGGTAGCTCCAGGAAAGCTCGCAGGGTGTCTCTCGTCACTGAAACGGACATGGCCAGCGACGCGTCGCGCGGCAGCTCGCTGGTGCACCAGTACAACATGCACCCCGAGCGGCTCGAAGAACGAGCATTCGACGCGCCGAAAAAG GCTAAAAGAAAGCTGCGGCGGAAGACTTCATTCAGCTCGCCAGAGGTTACCTCCAACGGCGCAGTGTGGGCCTGCAGGCTTCCGACTCGCACCATACGATCTTTCGCGTCTCAGAAGGTGCAGCCATCGTCAATCCTCAAAGGGAGCAGCTCGAAGGGCAAAGAGCAGGAGTCCGGCACACATTCACCGTGTAGAACCGCTACCGCGACGAAGACCACTAAACCCGAAACGACGACTCCAAAGAGCCGACAGCAGCCGGGTTCGCGAGTGGACGTTGTCCGTACTGTCGAGTCGGACGACGACGGGGGGTCGTCAAGAACGCCGTCACGTGAATCATCGAGCAAATCGATGGACGAACCGGCAAAGAGGGCGTTGGTCAAGCTCGTCGACAAACCGGGAGTCGAACCCTCTGTGATCCAGCAAACGACGAGTGGTCCTGCAGACGACAAGCCGCGAGGTAGCGGCCGTCTCGTCGAACCTGCGCCTGCCGAGGACGTCGCCCCTCCTTCGCCCGGCGAGGAGTTGTCAGGACTGCAACAGCTGCATCAGACGCCGAGCGCGCTCACGCCGTCGACGACAATGTTATCGCCATCGACGTCCCCGTTTTCGGTGTCCTCTCACAGCTCGGCGTCGTCGACACCGCAAGTCACCGTCCTCGAAGTGTGGAATACGGCGCCCGTCGGGGCGTGCGGCGAGGATAAGGTAGAGAGTTACGCGACTTGGGCGTCGCACGTGATGAGCGGTCCGGGCTCGCGGTTGCTGCTTCCCGGCGATGAAGAGGCGGCGGCCGCCTCGTCGTCGCTCGGCAGGTCGACTGAGTCGACGACCATGAAGACCGCTGTCGAGGACGAGCCGCAACCGTCAAAGTCGACCTCTGTCGCACCCGAGAACGGCAGGAGTGTCGTCAAGCGGGACACTGCCCTCGGCTTCCACAGCCAGAAAGAGACGGAGCAGTCCGGATGGAAGCTGCTGCAG TTGATTCATGGTCTCCACACGCAAACGGCGAGCGAATTCTGTCAGCTGCAGAAGAATGCCGCCTCACCTCCGGACTCCAGCGCCGAGCGCCTCTTCGAGGTTCGCGGCCTCTTCAAGTCGGCGCGTAGCAGCGTGTCGGCGCAGTCGAGCCCGCAAAGGCAGCAAGAGAGCCCGGCCAGCCGCCGCGTGTCGCTGACCTTGATGGACAACGACACCGAGATGGCGGCGACCATGAACGGAGTCGTCACGACGCGCAGGTGCGTCATGTACGACTCGGCACGGCGCAGGACGGCGGCGGCCGGACGCAACGAGAACGGCACCAGCGCACGTCGCATCATCGCTTCGCAGCCCTACCTGGGCGGAGAGGCGGCTTCAAGCTACCGTGAGGAACTCGCACATACCGTTTAA